In Piliocolobus tephrosceles isolate RC106 chromosome 12, ASM277652v3, whole genome shotgun sequence, one DNA window encodes the following:
- the LOC116418393 gene encoding divergent paired-related homeobox-like, protein MFTEKLLEDLNSFFNENLYPNPSLQWASKIEIHPTVLEVWFENHRAKLKKAKCKHIQQKQETQQPSISEGEVKTSAGLRNTDTLLRFPNAAHPIGLVYMNLPAPSFLLILYPNLKVPTNDFPGQKIVHFGCCQDPNIYCL, encoded by the coding sequence ATGTTCACTGAGAAACTACTGGAAGATTTGAACAGCTTTTTCAATGAGAACCTATACCCAAACCCCAGCCTTCAGTGGGCTTCGAAAATCGAAATACATCCAACAGTACTGGAGGTCTGGTTCGAGAACCACAGAGCAAAACTTAAGAAAGCCAAATGCAAGCATATTCAGCAAAAACAAGAAACTCAACAACCATCAATATCAGAGGGCGAAGTCAAGACCAGTGCTGGCCTGAGAAATACAGACACGCTACTCAGATTCCCCAATGCTGCTCATCCTATCGGCCTGGTATATATGAATCTTCCGGCACCTTCATTCCTACTCATTCTGTACCCCAACCTTAAGGTCCCTACAAATGACTTCCCTGGCCAAAAAATAGTCCATTTTGGCTGCTGCCAAGATCCTAACATATACTGCCTCTAG